A section of the Kluyveromyces lactis strain NRRL Y-1140 chromosome F complete sequence genome encodes:
- the THI2 gene encoding Thi2p (some similarities with uniprot|P38141 Saccharomyces cerevisiae YBR240C THI2 Zinc finger protein of the Zn(II)2Cys6 type probable transcriptional activator of thiamine biosynthetic genes), which produces MSKDRNFTGCWACRFKKRKCDERKPICSLCLKHGVECCYDVRLSWLPENMYVVKDNELGVISGNSNRRMSKEKFKELTNLKYDSPISESASFTISARRFKVYDNSRKCVHEDNRGADVYDSKHVDEKLSIFLDGLEESEEFQSGPFTKFKIQQQVSVRKCDPAQILKSLWHDHSYQLSNNWCLTEPEYLQNFQQDLQKVLLRCDFPINVINTNFDADHWSRLVPKLPKRHQSVVMFFLYAQNVKGYQQILLNWVYIKTTISSLDFPLLVQLCQCQSSNRSTLIYLRNLIAHYKPSSRNNENISKLIKMEIEQYITAIDLSTLPTPILDAFSNSIEWDNNDNYMKLQVM; this is translated from the coding sequence ATGTCTAAGGACAGGAATTTTACAGGATGCTGGGCTTGCAGATTTAAAAAACGTAAATGTGATGAGCGTAAGCCAATTTGTTCGTTATGCCTTAAACACGGTGTGGAATGTTGCTATGACGTGAGATTAAGTTGGCTTCCAGAAAATATGTATGTTGTTAAAGATAACGAGTTAGGAGTCATCAGTGGTAATTCTAATAGAAGGATGTCCAAAGAGaagttcaaagaattgacgaatttgaaatatgataGTCCAATATCAGAGAGTGCAAGTTTCACAATTAGTGCTAGGAGATTCAAGGTGTACGATAATTCAAGGAAATGTGTGCATGAAGATAACCGTGGTGCCGATGTGTACGATTCAAAGCATGTTGATGAGAAACTTTCCATATTTTTGGATGGATTGGAAGAATCCGAAGAGTTTCAAAGCGGTCCCTTTACGAAATTTAAGATACAACAGCAGGTTTCTGTGAGAAAATGTGATCCGGCACAGATATTGAAATCGCTATGGCATGATCATTCGTATCAATTATCGAACAATTGGTGCCTCACAGAACCCGAATATTTACAGAACTTTCAGCAAGATCTACAAAAAGTTTTACTACGGTGCGATTTCCCCATAAATGTGATCAACACGAATTTTGATGCAGATCATTGGTCAAGGCTAGTGCCAAAACTCCCGAAACGTCATCAAAGTGTTGTCATGTTCTTCCTTTATGCTCAAAATGTCAAAGGTTATCAACAgattttgttgaattgGGTTTATATTAAAACGACTATTAGTTCTTTAGACTTCCCGTTGTTGGTTCAATTGTGCCAATGCCAAAGTTCGAATCGGTCCACTTTAATCTATTTACGCAACTTGATTGCTCACTATAAACCTTCCAGTCGAAATAATGAGAATATTTCCAAACTCATAAAAATGGAAATAGAGCAATACATTACAGCAATTGACCTTTCGACGTTACCAACACCCATCCTTGATGCATTCAGTAACAGCATTGAATGGgataataatgataattATATGAAACTCCAGGTTATGTGA
- the COQ2 gene encoding 4-hydroxybenzoate octaprenyltransferase (similar to uniprot|P32378 Saccharomyces cerevisiae YNR041C COQ2 Para hydroxybenzoate: polyprenyl transferase catalyzes the second step in ubiquinone (coenzyme Q) biosynthesis) has product MLYLNGLVRNGINIGVKRGTAVALLAAKYRSPIFAATRYQSNKVEDKLAGVFTEEQLKEARETRLKGLGPYVSKLPTKLIPYAELMRLEKPVGTWLLYIPCTWAITMAAMETAAPLGSTLWMLALFGVGALIMRGAGCTINDLLDRNLDNKVIRSVERPIASGRVSPGKAVVFLGAQTAIGMGILAQLPADCWYLGLASLPIVFTYPLFKRFTYYPQAALSACFNWGSLLGFPAMGLMDWSTMIPLYVSTYIWCMIYDTIYAHQDKKFDIKAGIKSTALAWGKNTKKICTALGTVQIGTLALAGLNSGLLLGPGFLCGLGIFTYRLFDMIRRVDLNDPADCWKWFQSNINTGIIFSGALFFDYILKLLGWM; this is encoded by the coding sequence ATGTTGTATCTAAATGGATTAGTGAGAAATGGGATCAATATCGGTGTAAAAAGAGGTACAGCTGTTGCTTTGCTAGCAGCTAAATACCGTTCTCCAATATTTGCTGCAACTAGATACCAAAGTAATAAGGTAGAAGATAAACTGGCTGGTGTGTTTACTGAGGAgcaattgaaagaagcCCGAGAAACTAGATTGAAAGGTTTGGGTCCTTATGTTTCCAAATTACCAACAAAATTGATTCCTTATGCGGAACTAATGAGACTTGAGAAACCCGTTGGAACTTGGTTGCTGTACATACCATGTACATGGGCAATCACCATGGCTGCTATGGAAACAGCTGCTCCATTGGGAAGTACTTTGTGGATGTTAGCGCTTTTTGGTGTCGGTGCACTCATCATGAGAGGTGCAGGTTGCACAATCAATGATTTACTAGATAGAAACTTGGATAACAAGGTTATTAGATCAGTTGAAAGACCGATTGCTAGTGGAAGGGTATCACCAGGTAAGGCTGTTGTATTTTTGGGAGCCCAGACAGCCATCGGTATGGGAATCCTTGCACAATTGCCAGCTGATTGTTGGTATTTAGGTTTGGCATCGTTACCAATTGTCTTCACATACCCATTGTTCAAACGGTTCACATATTATCCACAAGCTGCCCTATCTGCATGTTTCAATTGGGGCTCTTTGTTAGGTTTCCCTGCCATGGGTCTGATGGATTGGTCCACTATGATTCCTTTGTACGTCAGTACTTATATATGGTGCATGATTTACGATACGATTTATGCTCATCAGGACAAAAAGTTTGACATCAAAGCTGGTATCAAATCGACTGCTTTAGCTTGGGGTAAAAacacaaagaaaatatgTACTGCTCTTGGAACGGTACAAATCGGAACCTTAGCACTTGCTGGATTGAACAGTGGTTTGTTGCTGGGCCCTGGATTCCTCTGTGGGCTGGGAATTTTCACATACAGGTTGTTTGATATGATTAGAAGGGTCGATCTAAATGACCCAGCAGATTGTTGGAAATGGTTCCAAAGCAATATTAACACCGGGATAATTTTTTCTGGTGCTTTGTTCTTCGATTATATTCTGAAGTTATTAGGCTGGATGTAA
- the MLC1 gene encoding Mlc1p (highly similar to uniprot|P53141 Saccharomyces cerevisiae YGL106W MLC1 Essential light chain for myosin Myo2p may stabilize Myo2p by binding to the neck region may interact with Myo1p Iqg1p and Myo2p to coordinate formation and contraction of the actomyosin ring with targeted membrane deposition): protein MSRINKDIFTLFDKQAKGSISKAQVGDYLRAIGYNPTNALVEEVVASSGDELTLGDLEKLVKDNEEKLEQTTQGKVEDFIKAFQVFDKDNTGKVSPGDIRYLLTGLGERLTDEEVDELMKGIEIDSDGLIDYKKFVEDVLRQ from the coding sequence ATGTCCagaatcaacaaagatATTTTTACGCTATTTGACAAGCAAGCCAAGGGATCCATCAGTAAGGCCCAAGTTGGTGATTATTTGAGAGCAATTGGATACAATCCTACCAATGCGCTAGTGGAGGAAGTTGTCGCTTCTTCAGGTGACGAGTTGACCTTAGGTGATCTAGAAAAATTAGTTAAGGATAACGAAGAGAAGTTGGAGCAAACTACTCAAGGTAAAGTAGAGgatttcatcaaagcctttcaagtttttgaCAAGGATAATACTGGCAAGGTATCACCAGGTGATATTCGTTACCTATTGACCGGTCTAGGGGAAAGGTTAACTGACGAggaagttgatgaattgatgaagGGGATCGAAATCGACTCTGACGGATTGATCGACTACAAGaaatttgttgaagatgtATTGAGACAATAA
- the ERT1 gene encoding Ert1p (similar to uniprot|P38140 Saccharomyces cerevisiae YBR239C Hypothetical ORF) codes for MSVKRNKKVSVACVHCAKSHVTCDDNRPCTRCIRKGLEESCIDAPRKKVKYLRDVPEDQLPSVLRSTKQVPPVNAVKLKMEPGILPNIPLDYDGGTIRQSAPANNGKNNPETQQTLSNGQITHRPKFLSSAADLEYSILSDIIHGDSLFNKIPVNFLYSNPTEKTPSPINQGSLNGQQDLHFSLQLRSKPMNQIRGNTRAIYSNLLGPVSHEILQSEFNLYTNHFPLQPQESLDGTLDFKRMTIGTLSPHLTKFDKTINQYYLNFANTFPEIYDSRKIPNLSYALEVEPPEYREIPHDTEIPHTLRFTTPSEIYSLVQTAFPSTTGFHALLRYLKRRFDKNQLVEMCRCLAELRPIFIASTIDLTDEDMIFMEKSHQRTLLEYEKFISQVGTPTCVWRRNGQISYVNDEFSLLTGWNRLELLNKMTFIVELMDGDTVMEYFQTFTRVAYQGFRGAETMRICNLLTPIKGSVIKCCCLWTLKRDAFGLPMMIIGNFMPILTLPEDVGF; via the coding sequence ATGTCTGTCAAGAGGAATAAGAAAGTCAGTGTGGCCTGTGTACACTGTGCCAAATCCCACGTTACTTGTGATGACAACCGTCCATGTACTAGGTGTATACGGAAGGGATTGGAGGAATCTTGCATAGATGCACCAAGGAAAAAAGTCAAGTACCTGCGCGATGTGCCAGAAGATCAACTTCCTTCTGTCTTAAGGTCTACTAAACAGGTACCGCCTGTAAATGCTGTTAAGCTGAAAATGGAACCTGGCATTCTGCCGAACATACCATTAGATTATGATGGTGGTACAATCCGACAGTCTGCTCCTGCCAATAACGGTAAGAATAATCCGGAGACGCAACAAACTCTGAGCAACGGTCAGATCACTCACAGGCCCAAATTTTTGTCTAGTGCAGCAGATTTGGAATACTCTATTCTATCTGATATCATTCATGGGGACTCTTTGTTTAATAAGATTCCTGTCAATTTTCTGTATTCTAATCCTACAGAGAAGACACCAAGCCCGATTAACCAAGGATCTCTGAACGGTCAGCAAGATctgcatttttcattacAGCTGCGATCCAAACCTATGAATCAGATAAGGGGAAATACAAGAGCAATATATTCTAATCTTTTAGGACCTGTTTCGCATGAGATTTTACAGTCGGAATTTAATCTCTATACCAATCATTTCCCGTTACAACCTCAAGAAAGTTTAGATGGCACGCTCGATTTCAAGCGGATGACTATTGGGACTTTGTCCCCACATCTGACGAAATTTGACAAAACTATAAACCAGTACTACTTGAATTTTGCTAATACTTTTCCAGAGATATACgattcaagaaagataCCTAATCTTTCATACGCACTCGAAGTGGAACCACCAGAATACAGAGAGATACCGCACGATACCGAGATCCCGCATACTTTGAGGTTCACTACACCATCAGAAATATATTCGTTGGTTCAAACAGCGTTTCCAAGTACTACTGGTTTCCATGCATTGCTTCGATatctcaaaagaagatttgacaAAAATCAATTGGTGGAAATGTGTCGCTGCTTAGCTGAGTTACGACCAATTTTCATTGCCAGTACTATCGACCTCACCGATGAAGATATGATATTTATGGAAAAGAGCCATCAGAGAACTTTATTAGAGTATGAGAAATTCATCTCTCAGGTTGGTACCCCAACTTGTGTATGGAGACGTAACGGACAGATCAGTTATGTGAATGACGAGTTTTCTCTATTGACTGGCTGGAATCGTCTAGAACTACTCAACAAAATGACCTTCATAGTCGAATTGATGGATGGTGATACGGTAATGGAGTACTTCCAAACGTTCACTAGGGTTGCATATCAGGGGTTCAGAGGTGCTGAAACTATGCGAATTTGTAATCTATTAACCCCGATCAAGGGAAGCGTTATTAAATGTTGTTGTCTATGGACGCTAAAAAGAGACGCCTTTGGTTTACCTATGATGATAATAGGGAACTTCATGCCAATTCTCACCCTACCAGAAGACGTTGGGTTTTGA
- the TRX3 gene encoding Trx3p (similar to uniprot|P25372 Saccharomyces cerevisiae YCR083W TRX3 mitochondrial thioredoxin) — MISRTALRTATASRATFVRPLAFSQVRFQSTAGGNTIKHLTNLHEFEVAMKADNLSLVDFFATWCGPCKAVAPHVQKLSEKYNNVKFYKVDVDESPDIAGALGISSMPTFVLFKNGKGLGKVVGADPRGVEEAIKHFNK; from the coding sequence ATGATCTCCAGAACTGCATTGAGAACTGCTACAGCTTCCCGTGCAACCTTCGTGAGACCATTGGCTTTTTCCCAAGTTAGATTCCAATCTACTGCTGGCGGGAATACCATCAAACATCTAACGAATTTGCATGAATTCGAGGTCGCAATGAAAGCTGACAATTTGTCATTAGTCGATTTCTTTGCTACTTGGTGTGGCCCTTGTAAAGCCGTTGCCCCTCATGTACAAAAGCTAAGtgaaaaatacaataaCGTCAAGTTCTACAAAGTCGATGTCGATGAATCCCCTGATATTGCGGGTGCTTTGGGTATCTCTTCTATGCCAACTTTTGTATTATTCAAGAATGGGAAAGGATTGGGGAAGGTAGTCGGTGCTGACCCAAGAGGAGTGGAAGAAGCGATTAAACACTTCAACAAATAA
- the MRX15 gene encoding Mrx15p (similar to uniprot|Q751D6 Ashbya gossypii AGL230C AGL230Cp and weakly similar to YNR040W uniprot|P53736 Saccharomyces cerevisiae YNR040W Hypothetical ORF) — protein MSIPFSTKMAALLAKAAPEQIYSYKPGKLITFGAYSLSFTFILYGASFADWSLTTSSGLYKEESEEPKKDLKWYENANVAFLGRSAGSVLLSVIPFTLAAVALYIPTRIVTKMHYIPDKIPKCKVTTRTLFNGEKSKTIPLRNLRRHEKSRVFTGIGEQGVEDRGSFSFSLMDKGAPFFDKVYIVNRSGKFWGSDGRFMDALFGGESITQLELKDFKTEKNEYTKNEQKLEKIIQQQIARPRLNTNADIKNIVLNSKSKHHQDGKK, from the coding sequence ATGTCAATCCCTTTTAGCACGAAAATGGCGGCTCTACTGGCCAAAGCTGCCCCAGAACAAATATATTCGTACAAGCCAGGTAAACTCATTACTTTCGGGGCATATTCACTTTCTTTTACTTTTATACTGTATGGAGCTTCCTTTGCGGATTGGTCACTAACAACCTCATCTGGTCTATATAAAGAGGAATCAGAAGAACCGAAGAAAGATTTAAAATGGTACGAAAATGCCAACGTCGCGTTTCTTGGTAGATCTGCGGGTTCTGTCCTTCTTTCAGTGATACCTTTCACTTTAGCTGCAGTGGCACTATACATACCGACCAGAATTGTAACCAAGATGCATTACATCCCTGATAAGATCCCAAAATGTAAAGTGACGACTAGGACTTTATTCAATGGTGAAAAGAGTAAAACAATTCCATTACGAAACTTAAGACGTCACGAAAAATCCAGAGTATTTACAGGAATAGGTGAACAAGGAGTTGAGGACCGTGgttcattttctttctccttGATGGATAAAGGGGCGCCTTTTTTCGATAAAGTCTATATTGTGAACAGATCAGGTAAATTCTGGGGATCTGACGGAAGATTTATGGATGCATTATTTGGAGGTGAATCTATAACTCAGTTGGAgttgaaagatttcaagaccGAAAAGAACGAATACACCAAGAACGAGCAGAAGTTAGAGAAAAtaattcaacaacaaataGCAAGGCCAAGATTGAATACTAACGCTGATATTAAGAATATTGTGTTAAATTCCAAGAGCAAGCATCACCAAgatggaaagaaatga
- the ARC1 gene encoding Arc1p (similar to uniprot|P46672 Saccharomyces cerevisiae YGL105W ARC1 Protein that binds tRNA and methionyl- and glutamyl-tRNA synthetases (Mes1p and Gus1p) delivering tRNA to them stimulating catalysis and ensuring their localization to the cytoplasm also binds quadruplex nucleic acids) codes for MSCDLLNKFEALSISAPSLTQEQKALEAQWDSVAKSGNIQGSFEELNLHLRDHTFVLGTAQPTVSDVTLFEHVLPVAKELINSSKDVKGNYAKYRHILRWSQYLNDLLQLNDLTLNIDLDLPREVIEKKKKEDKKDEAEASKKGGEAAAKKDGKADKQPRGKPDEETLKKLREEAKAKKAAKKAANAQQAQAPAQESAKPSPGVIDFRVGFIQKAIKHPDADSLYVSTIDVGDEEGPRTVCSGLVKYFPLEAMQERYVVVVCNLKPVNMRGIKSTAMVLCGSDENNVEFVEPPAGSKAGDKVFFEGFGDEEPIKQLNPKKKIWEQLQPHFSTNEQLEVIFKDEDDKAQQIRKLTNKNGDAFKVASIANACVR; via the coding sequence ATGTCCTGTGAtctattgaacaaatttGAAGCTTTATCAATTTCTGCGCCATCGTTGACCCAAGAGCAAAAAGCTCTTGAGGCTCAATGGGATTCCGTTGCCAAGTCTGGGAACATTCAGGGTAGTTTTGAGGAATTGAATCTACATTTGAGGGATCACACTTTCGTTTTGGGTACTGCTCAACCAACCGTCTCCGATGTTACATTGTTCGAACATGTTTTACCAGTTGCCAAGGAGTTGATCAACTCTTCTAAAGATGTCAAGGGTAACTATGCTAAGTACAGACATATTCTTAGATGGTCACAATACTTGAACGATTTATTACAATTGAACGACTTGACTTTGAACATTGATTTGGATCTTCCACGTGAAGTCAtcgaaaagaagaagaaggaagatAAGAAGGACGAGGCTGAAGCTTCCAAGAAGGGCGGTGAAGCAGCAGCAAAGAAGGATGGTAAGGCCGATAAACAACCAAGAGGTAAGccagatgaagaaactttaaagaaattgagaGAAGAAGCTAAGGCAAAGAAGGCTGCCAAGAAGGCCGCCAATGCCCAACAAGCCCAAGCACCAGCCCAAGAGTCTGCCAAACCATCTCCAGGTGTAATTGATTTCCGTGTTGGTTTCATTCAAAAGGCTATCAAGCATCCAGATGCTGACTCTCTATATGTTTCTACCATCGATGTTGGTGATGAAGAGGGTCCAAGAACCGTTTGTTCTGGTCTAGTGAAATACTTCCCATTGGAAGCTATGCAAGAACGTTATGTCGTTGTTGTTTGCAACTTAAAGCCAGTTAATATGAGGGGTATCAAATCCACTGCTATGGTTCTTTGTGGTTCTGATGAAAACAACGTCGAATTTGTTGAACCCCCAGCTGGATCCAAGGCTGGTGACAAGGTGTTCTTTGAAGGTTTCGGCGATGAAGAACCTATAAAACAATTgaatccaaagaagaagatttggGAACAATTGCAACCACATTTCAGTACTAATGAACAACTTGAGGTTATTTtcaaggatgaagatgacaaGGCTCAACAAATTAGAAAGCTAACTAACAAAAACGGAGATGCCTTCAAAGTTGCTTCCATTGCTAACGCTTGTGTTCGTTAG
- the MVD1 gene encoding diphosphomevalonate decarboxylase MVD1 (similar to uniprot|P32377 Saccharomyces cerevisiae YNR043W MVD1 Mevalonate pyrophosphate decarboxylase essential enzyme involved in the biosynthesis of isoprenoids and sterols including ergosterol acts as a homodimer) codes for MSIYSASTTAPVNIATLKYWGKRDKVLNLPTNSSISVTLSQEDLRTLTTATTSPDFAKDQLWLNGKEESLASERTQHCLQDLRQLRRELEEKDSSLPTFSQWKLHIASENNFPTAAGLASSAAGFAALIKAIAKLYELPQSESELSKIARKGSGSACRSLFGGYVAWEMGKLEDGSDSKAVEIGSLNHWPEMKAAILVVSADKKDTPSTSGMQLTVKTSDLFQERINNVVPKRFEQMKKSILEKDFPTFAELTMKDSNSFHATCLDSYPPIFYLNDTSKKVIKLCHAINEFYNETVVAYTFDAGPNAVLYYLEQSEDKLFAFLYHLFQNVSGWESKFTKEQLSQFNAKFDEIKDDVSFYLDSELHQGVTRVILTRVGPGPQDTDLSLIDSATGLPSN; via the coding sequence atgtcTATTTACAGCGCTTCTACAACTGCTCCAGTCAACATTGCTACTTTAAAATACTGGGGTAAGAGAGATAAGGTATTGAATCTACCAACAAACTCATCTATTTCCGTTACTTTGTCCCAAGAAGACCTACGTACTTTGACAACGGCTACCACTTCACCAGATTTTGCAAAAGATCAATTGTGGTTGAACGGTAAGGAAGAGTCTCTAGCGAGCGAAAGAACCCAGCACTGTTTGCAAGATTTGCGCCAATTGAGACgtgaattggaagaaaaagattcatCATTGCCAACTTTCTCTCAATGGAAATTGCACATCGCAAGTGAAAACAATTTCCCAACAGCCGCTGGTTTGGCATCTTCAGCCGCTGGATTTGCTGCGTTAATTAAGGCTATTGCCAAGCTGTACGAGCTCCCTCAATCCGAATCAGAACTTTCTAAGATTGCTAGAAAGGGATCTGGTTCTGCTTGCAGATCTTTGTTTGGTGGTTACGTTGCCTGGGAAATGGGTaaattggaagatggtAGTGATAGTAAAGCTGTTGAAATTGGCTCTTTGAATCACTGGCCAGAAATGAAGGCTGCTATTTTAGTTGTTAGTGCTGACAAGAAGGATACTCCTTCTACCAGCGGTATGCAATTGACTGTCAAAACATCAGACCTATTCCAGGAAAGAATCAACAACGTGGTTCCTAAGAGATTCGaacaaatgaagaaatctatACTAGAAAAGGATTTCCCAACTTTCGCGGAGTTGACAATGAAAGATTCCAACTCGTTCCATGCCACTTGTCTCGATTCTTACCCTCCTATCTTCTACTTGAACGATACATCCAAGAAAGTCATTAAACTTTGCCATGCTATCAATGAATTTTACAATGAGACTGTGGTGGCCTATACTTTTGATGCTGGTCCAAATGCAGTCTTGTACTATTTGGAACAAAGTGAAGACAAACTATTTGCATTCCTGTACCATCTGTTCCAAAACGTCTCAGGCTGGGAATCTAAGTTCACCAAAGAACAACTATCACAATTCAATGCTAAATTCGATGAAATTAAGGATGATGTCTCTTTCTACTTGGACTCTGAACTACATCAAGGTGTAACTAGAGTAATTTTAACCAGAGTTGGCCCAGGTCCACAAGACACGGACTTATCCTTAATCGATTCTGCGACCGGTTTGCCAAGTAACTAA
- the TUP1 gene encoding chromatin-silencing transcriptional regulator TUP1 (uniprot|P56094 Kluyveromyces lactis KLLA0F10263g TUP1 Transcriptional repressor TUP1), with protein MSSVAASQNKINDLLEAIRQEFANVSQEANSYRLQNQKDYDFKINQQLAEMQQVRNTVYELELTHRKMKDAYEEEISRLKLELEQKDRQLASIAHGSTVGNVPGQVPQLSRNSGAQGNANIAPPNIPQPMVSQTVGTGMAPQMAPLNTQHPTQQTKSNAGEQAAANLAPVIQQQQQPQQQLPPQQQQQQQQQQQSNIPVTTAAPVQPAGGNLDQTVPNSISPQQQPTEQQQPASTATTAPATASTAPPTSAPSDQVGQDHYLVPADQRAVHAKPIPPFLLDLDSQLVPSHLKKQNNDYYVLHNPALPTDLDVELHKSLEHSSVVCCVRFSSDGEFLATGCNKTTQVYKVSTGELVARLSDDSASQPQPQPQNQTVTAETSTSNSNGSSAEDGTGNQNSAASTASSDLYIRSVCFSPDGKFLATGAEDKLIRIWDLETKKIVMTLKGHEQDIYSLDYFPSGNKLVSGSGDRTVRIWDLTTGTCSLTLSIEDGVTTVAVSPGEGKFIAAGSLDRTVRVWDSDTGFLVERLDSENELGTGHRDSVYSVVFTRDGKGVVSGSLDRSVKLWNLNGLSGQKSHAECEVTYTGHKDFVLSVATTQNDEYILSGSKDRGVLFWDTKSGNPLLMLQGHRNSVISVTVANGHPLGPEYGVFATGSGDCKARIWKYSKKNSQQNSTQIKEIKE; from the coding sequence ATGAGCAGTGTTGCAGCATCgcaaaataaaatcaacGATTTACTGGAAGCAATCAGGCAAGAGTTTGCCAATGTTTCGCAAGAAGCAAACTCTTACCGTTTGCAAAACCAAAAGGATTATGATTTTAAGATTAATCAACAATTAGCAGAAATGCAACAGGTTAGAAATACCGTTTATGAGTTGGAATTGACTCAcagaaaaatgaaagatgcGTATGAGGAGGAGATTAGCAGATTGAAGTTGGAATTAGAACAAAAAGATCGCCAATTGGCCTCTATTGCCCATGGAAGTACCGTTGGTAATGTTCCAGGTCAAGTTCCTCAGCTTAGTAGAAATTCTGGTGCTCAGGGAAATGCTAACATTGCGCCACCAAATATTCCGCAACCAATGGTTTCGCAAACTGTAGGTACTGGTATGGCCCCACAAATGGCTCCTTTGAACACTCAACATCCTACTCAGCAAACTAAGTCTAATGCTGGAGAGCAAGCGGCCGCTAATTTGGCTCCTGTCattcagcagcagcaacaaccTCAGCAACAATTACCAccacaacagcagcagcaacagcagcagcagcaacagtCTAACATCCCAGTTACCACGGCAGCTCCAGTTCAACCTGCTGGTGGTAACTTAGACCAAACCGTACCAAATAGTATTTCTCCTCAACAACAGCCAACAGAGCAACAGCAACCTGCAAGTACAGCCACTACTGCACCAGCCACTGCTTCTACAGCCCCACCAACATCTGCTCCATCCGATCAGGTAGGTCAAGATCACTACTTAGTTCCTGCCGACCAACGTGCTGTTCATGCCAAACCAATCCCTCCATTCTTGTTAGACTTGGACTCACAACTGGTTCCTTCACATTTAAAGAAGCAAAACAATGACTACTATGTTCTTCACAATCCTGCTCTACCTACGGATTTGGATGTTGAACTACATAAATCATTAGAACATTCTTCGGTGGTATGTTGCGTCAGATTCAGTTCCGATGGTGAATTCTTAGCCACGGGTTGCAATAAAACTACCCAAGTTTACAAAGTTTCCACTGGTGAACTAGTTGCCAGACTATCTGATGATTCAGCATCTCAACCACAACCTCAACctcaaaatcaaacagTCACTGCCGAAACCTCCACTTCTAATTCTAATGGATCTAGCGCTGAAGATGGTACTGGAAACCAAAACTCAGCAGCCTCTACAGCATCCTCTGATCTCTACATTCGTTCAGTCTGTTTCTCCCCTGATGGTAAATTTTTGGCCACAGGTGCAGAAGACAAGTTGATCAGGATTTGGGATTTGGAAACTAAGAAAATTGTTATGACTTTGAAGGGACATGAACAAGACATTTACTCTTTGGACTACTTCCCATCCGGTAACAAGTTGGTGTCTGGTTCTGGTGATCGTACGGTAAGAATTTGGGATTTAACCACCGGTACTTGTTCCCTAACACTATCGATTGAGGATGGTGTTACTACCGTTGCGGTTTCTCCTGGTGAAGGTAAATTTATTGCAGCTGGATCTTTGGACCGTACCGTTAGAGTTTGGGATTCCGATACTGGTTTCCTAGTAGAAAGACTAGACTCTGAAAATGAACTAGGGACAGGACACAGAGATTCTGTTTACTCTGTTGTCTTTACTAGGGATGGTAAGGGAGTTGTCTCCGGTTCTTTGGATAGATCTGTCAAGCTATGGAATTTGAACGGTCTAAGTGGTCAAAAGAGTCATGCAGAATGTGAAGTCACCTACACTGGGCATAAAGACTTTGTTCTTTCCGTTGCCACTACacaaaatgatgaatataTACTTTCTGGTTCGAAGGACCGCGGTGTCCTGTTCTGGGATACCAAATCCGGTAATCCTCTACTAATGTTACAGGGTCATAGGAACTCTGTAATCTCCGTCACTGTTGCAAATGGTCATCCACTTGGCCCTGAATATGGTGTATTTGCTACTGGTAGCGGTGATTGTAAGGCAAGAATTTGGAAATATTCTAAAAAGAACAGCCAACAAAACTCTACCCAAATCAAAGAGATTAAAGAATAA